The bacterium genome segment CATATCGTGAGATGATCGCCCGCCTGGCCGAAGGTGGTGACCACGGTGCAGGGTAAGCGCTGGGAGGCCACTCTGGCAGGGTCCGGAGGCCAGGGCCTCATCACGGCCGGGATCATCCTGGCCGAGGCAGCGGTACTGGCCGGTCTCAACACGGTGCAGACCCAGTCGTACGGCCCGGAGTCCCGGGGCGGCGCGACCCGCGCGGAAGTGGTGATCGCCGACGGCGAGATAGACTACCCGAAGGTCACCAACCCCGATGTCCTACTGGTGCTGACCTCCGAGGCCTACCGGCGGTACGGGAGCCGGCTCAAGGAGGGCGGGCTGCTGATAGCCGATCAGGATCTGGCGGGTGAGGTCCCCTCCGGGCCCTACCGGATCTTGCGGGTGCCCATTACCCGTATTGCCAGGGAGGAACTGGGGCGCGAGATCGTCGCCAACATAGTGGCATTGGGCGTGCTGGTGGCGTTGACGCAGGCGGTACCCATGGAGGCACTGGAGCAGGCCGTGTTGGGCCGGGTTCCGAAGGGCACAGAGGAACTGAACCAGCGCGCGCTGAGGTGTGGCGAGGCGGCAGGGATGCAGGAAGCGCGCAACGCATGAGCACGGTCGGCACCTGGCGTAACGATACCGACGAGCAGTTGCTGGTAGGCGAGGTATCGCTGGACGAACCGTGGTCGCTAATCGAAACATACGCCGGCCTCGTCCGCGAATCCGGCACGAAGCAGGAGAAGCGGGCCTTCGCCTACCTGAGCAGGCGTCTCAAAAAGCACGGTGTGCCCCACACGATCCACACACCGACGCTGCTGATCAGCGTGCCCCGGCGTGCCCGCCTGGAGATCCTGGCGCCCGAGCGCCGTCTGTTGACCGCCAAGACGCCGTCAATGTCACTGTCCACCGGCGGCCGGTGGAAGCGCGGGCAGGTCGTCTACGTCTCCACCCAGCACATGGGCGACATCCGTGGGCTTTTCGAGGGCGTTGGAAGGGAGATGCCCGAGATCGCCGGCAAGATCGTCCTGACCGAGGGCTACGCCTCACCGGGCAAAGTGGCCGACTTCACGAAGGCGGGCGCGATCGGCGCCATATTCATCAGCCCTGGAGAGCGCATCCACGAGGGCATCTGCACCACGATATGGGGATCGCCCGACCTGGACTCGATCGAGCGCAAGCCCTCCATCCCGGTCGTCTGCGTGAGCAAGAGCGACGGCGGCCGGCTGCGCGACCTGGCGCGCCACGGCGGCGTCAAGGCGCGGCTCTCGACGAAGCTGGACGAGGGTTGGGTCGAGTGTCCGGTGTGCGTGGCCGAGATCCCGGGCCGGGAGGCGCCCGAGGAGTTCGTGCTCGTGCACGGCCATGTGGACGGCTGGCACCAGGGTATAGGCGACAACGCCACGGGCGACGCCACGATGCTGGAACTCGCGCGCATCCTCTGGAAGCACCGTAACCGGCTGGAGCGCACCGTGCGCATAGCCTGGTGGTCCGGCCACTCACAGGGCCGCTATGCCGGCTCGGTCTGGTACGCCGACGCCTTCGGGCTGGACCTCGACGCGCACTGCATCGCGCACATCAACTGCGACTCGACCGGCTGCCGTTGGGCCACGGTGTACGAGGACGTGTTCTGGATGAGCGAAGCCGAGGGCATCGGGAAGGCGGTCATCAAGGACGTGACAGGACTCGAGGCCGCCGGCGGCAGGCCGCTGCGCGCAGGAGACTGCTCGTTCTCGAACATCGGGGTCTCGACCTTCTACATGCTGTCATCCAAGATGCCCAGGCCGCTTATGGAGGAAAAGGGATACTATCCCGTAGGCGGATGTGGCGGCAACATCGCCTGGCACACCGAGGATGACACCCTGGAGATCGCCGATCGCGACAACCTGCTGCGGGACACGAAGGTGTACCTGGTGGCCGCGTACCGGGCGGCCAATGCCACGCTACACCCGCTCGACTTCCGCGCGCTCGCCGACGAGATGGCCGGCACGTTGCGGACCTACCACGACGCGACCGGCGGCGCGTTCGACCTCAGTCTGCCGCAGGCCGAGGCGCAGGGACTGCGCGCCGACCTCGACCGCTGGTACCTCGACCACGCGGGCCTGGGCGGTCGGCCGGCATCCGATCCCGCGGTGCGCGCGGCCAACGCCACGCTGCGGAAGCTCGCGCGTGTCCTTGTGCGGATCAACTACACCCGCGCAGGCCGCTTCAGACACGATCCGGCCGTGGACGTGCCGCCCCTGCCCGACCTGGCCCCGGCGAAGACACTGAAGGACCTGGCCCCGGGCAGCGACCGCTACCACGTGACCCTGACGCACCTGGTCCGCGGCCGCAACCGCGTCACCGCGGCGCTGCGCGACGCGCGGGCCCTGCTCGCCTCGTGAACGCTGCAACGGCTCCGTGAACGCATGAAGGCGGCGAGCCGGGGGATTCTCCCCCGGCTCGCCGCGCCACCTGCAAACTCCGCTCTTCTCCTACGGCATGGTTAAGTTCAGCCCGACGTACCAGCCGCCCCACCGGACGCCGCAGGGCGAACCTAAGCAGACCGACGGATCGTGGCTCCAGGAGATCCCCCGGTAACCGCCTTCAAGCCCCCACGCACCGAACGTGCGGCCGAGCCCGACGTTCCAGTCCATGACCCGGGCGTTGAACGTGCCGGTGCTTTCGTATGCGAAGGACTCCGTGGCCTGGCCGAACGGCCCGTAGGCGGCGCTGCCGGTCAGGTACCACTGGTCACGCACGTTGACTTTGGCGTCAACCCCGAGGCGGAAGCCTGACTGGCGGATGTATGCAGCAGGGGGACCAAAGTTAGGCCACTCGAATGCCGCTGATCCCCAACCTGCGAACAAGCTGAATACCCCGCGTTCTGAGGTGAAGTTCCGGTGCAAGTTGAAGTTCCAGAACCGGTTGAACTGACCGGGAGTAGCCCATACGGTGTTGAACGCCCCTGTATCATAGTTCAAGCTGGCCGCCCACTCGCCTCCCATCAGGGTGCGGCGCAGCGAGAACCCGGTGAGGTTCGAACTGAAGACAATTGTAGATGGGCTGGCGATGTCCCAGGCGCTGTTCGGAGACGACCAGTACCGCAACTGAATCCACGTCTGGGCCGAAGCAGGAGCACTGGCGGCCATCACCAGGACCGCAACCACCGCCAGCGCGACGAGTGATCTACGCATGCAACACCTCCAGATGATGTACTTGGTATTGTGCGCGGGCGGCGGTGTCCGAGTTGTCCGCCGGGCCGTGCCACTCCACCTGCTATCCCCCATCAATTCGCAATAGACCGCCAGATTCCTGCGCCCCTGGGGGCTGTCCTCCCTCAGCGGGTAGCGTTGCCGCGAAGAATCGCTTCCAGATCAAAGAACCGCGCCCCATCCAGTCCCCTGTATCGCTCCGGATGACAGGTCAGCACAAGCACCTGCAGCCGCTCGGCGGCTTCCTCGATGATGGACAGGACCCGCGCCAGGCGCCCGGCGTCTGTTGCCGTCAGCACATCATCGAGCACAACAAGCTGACGCTCGTTCTTCGCGAGCACACCGGCCAGCGCGAGGCGCGTGGCCAAGTGGATCTGCTCCTTCTCGCCTCCGGAGAGGGAGTCGAGCGGCACGGGTGAGTCCGAGATCTCGGGGCGGACACCGGCAGGCTCAAACGCCTCTCCGAGCTGTACGCGACCCAACCCGCCGCCCGCGATGCGCTGAAGATAGCGGGTCGCAACTGCCTCCACCGGGCCGGCGACCTCTGACAGGGCTTCGGCTCTACACCGGGCCACGGTGTCGTGGAGCAGGAGAACGGCATTCGCGCGCAGCGCCTCCCTTGCGATCTCGTCCTCCAGGCGCGCGACTTCCTCTTCGGCGCGGGCCAGCTCCGAGTACGGCCCGCCACCCGAAAGGTGTTGAAGCCGGCCCTCCTCGCTCTTCTCCTCTTCAAGGGCCCTGGTGGCCTCGTCCCCAGCGCCCTTCAGTTGCCTTTCGAGCATTTCCGCGGCTTCACCCGGGTCGCCGCCGAAAGCATCCACCTTTGCCGCGACCTCGGCCAACCCTGCGTTGGCCGCTTCCCAGGCCAACGCGGCCCGCCTCAAATCGGCCTCACGCTCGTCGTCTTGCTTCCCGTCGGCCGTGAGCTCAGCCAGCCTGGCCTGCAGCTCATCGGCCTGCCGATCGCCTTCGGTCGCACGGACCCCGGCCGCATCGAGCCGCTTTCGCGCCGCCGCCAGGGCTGTCTGCGCCGATTGCCATGCGACCTCTCCCTCCCTCACTCCCGCAACAAACGAACGCTCGATCCCCTCTGCCGAGGCCCGCAGAGCCACGGCATCCGGTCGGGAGTCTCGCCAGGCGGGCCGACGCGCCAGGATCGCCTCCACCTCGGCCGTGACCCGCGTCGGTTCGGCTTGAATATCTCCTAGAGAACGCCCCGACAGCAGCGTCTCAAGCTGGACCGTCGCTTCAACCGCCTTCTTGTCCAGATCTCTTGCCTTCTCACGAAGAGACTCCAGCTCATCCGGATCCGAGGTGCCATACCCCCGCGTCAGCTCCTCGACCTTGCGCGCGGCGGCAGACCAAACCTGGCGGAGCTCGGCGGCAGACCCGGCGGGTCCTCTCGCCCGCAGCCGCGCCACACCCGGCAGATTGACGACGACCTCGGGCGTGCCTCTGACCACGAAGGGCCTGCCCGGCGCGAGGGCCCGCACCCCGGTCTCCTCGCCGGCGACGACCTCGATCTCACCTTGCTCCTGAGGCACGATCTCAAGGGTGATCAGCGCTGCGTCAAGGCGGGCGCGGGCGTCGTCGCGCGCACGGACGGCCCTTCGGATGGCCCGCATCGTCCTGTCATCAGGGGACACCTGCGCCGCGCGCTCTCTCTTCCGTTCGTCGAGCGAGGCGGCGGCCTCGCCGATGCG includes the following:
- a CDS encoding 2-oxoacid:acceptor oxidoreductase family protein, encoding MQGKRWEATLAGSGGQGLITAGIILAEAAVLAGLNTVQTQSYGPESRGGATRAEVVIADGEIDYPKVTNPDVLLVLTSEAYRRYGSRLKEGGLLIADQDLAGEVPSGPYRILRVPITRIAREELGREIVANIVALGVLVALTQAVPMEALEQAVLGRVPKGTEELNQRALRCGEAAGMQEARNA
- a CDS encoding M28 family peptidase: MSTVGTWRNDTDEQLLVGEVSLDEPWSLIETYAGLVRESGTKQEKRAFAYLSRRLKKHGVPHTIHTPTLLISVPRRARLEILAPERRLLTAKTPSMSLSTGGRWKRGQVVYVSTQHMGDIRGLFEGVGREMPEIAGKIVLTEGYASPGKVADFTKAGAIGAIFISPGERIHEGICTTIWGSPDLDSIERKPSIPVVCVSKSDGGRLRDLARHGGVKARLSTKLDEGWVECPVCVAEIPGREAPEEFVLVHGHVDGWHQGIGDNATGDATMLELARILWKHRNRLERTVRIAWWSGHSQGRYAGSVWYADAFGLDLDAHCIAHINCDSTGCRWATVYEDVFWMSEAEGIGKAVIKDVTGLEAAGGRPLRAGDCSFSNIGVSTFYMLSSKMPRPLMEEKGYYPVGGCGGNIAWHTEDDTLEIADRDNLLRDTKVYLVAAYRAANATLHPLDFRALADEMAGTLRTYHDATGGAFDLSLPQAEAQGLRADLDRWYLDHAGLGGRPASDPAVRAANATLRKLARVLVRINYTRAGRFRHDPAVDVPPLPDLAPAKTLKDLAPGSDRYHVTLTHLVRGRNRVTAALRDARALLAS
- a CDS encoding AAA family ATPase, whose product is MILRTLRVAGWRCYAEAVEVGPFGDGLNVLFAPNATGKSTLFEALLRGLLDGHRVTGRDVEALRPWGRSLTPAVTVEFAHDGTEYRLTKRFLDRPIAELERREQDRFVRLAEGDAADDRVREILTRNPPGRGLARPENRGLAQVLWAPQGELALPGLSGDVVAAIRESLGAQVSGPGSGPLESAIEEAYLAIYTPGGQLKRGKDASPLARLRDRLVQASTARTNALEQYQLFEQASRRVEDLRTKRRQARRDEEEMSRTLGEVRRQAEAYRNLLGKKQVREEQVKAAEATHSALKQEIGHIKVASDDLGRIQEALQRVQAELPLLAREVSEREVAAAKAESELEDARRGREQVEEARREAEDAGRYLEASEKVRAAGLLLARIGEAAASLDERKRERAAQVSPDDRTMRAIRRAVRARDDARARLDAALITLEIVPQEQGEIEVVAGEETGVRALAPGRPFVVRGTPEVVVNLPGVARLRARGPAGSAAELRQVWSAAARKVEELTRGYGTSDPDELESLREKARDLDKKAVEATVQLETLLSGRSLGDIQAEPTRVTAEVEAILARRPAWRDSRPDAVALRASAEGIERSFVAGVREGEVAWQSAQTALAAARKRLDAAGVRATEGDRQADELQARLAELTADGKQDDEREADLRRAALAWEAANAGLAEVAAKVDAFGGDPGEAAEMLERQLKGAGDEATRALEEEKSEEGRLQHLSGGGPYSELARAEEEVARLEDEIAREALRANAVLLLHDTVARCRAEALSEVAGPVEAVATRYLQRIAGGGLGRVQLGEAFEPAGVRPEISDSPVPLDSLSGGEKEQIHLATRLALAGVLAKNERQLVVLDDVLTATDAGRLARVLSIIEEAAERLQVLVLTCHPERYRGLDGARFFDLEAILRGNATR